One Microbacterium keratanolyticum DNA window includes the following coding sequences:
- a CDS encoding MarR family winged helix-turn-helix transcriptional regulator produces MSSSDEVDRIVAAWVTQRPDLDFSPLEVLSRVDRLSRHLDRARREVFRRSDLESWEWDVLSALRRAGSPFQLSPKQLLQQTLVSSGTMTNRIDRLVGRRLVKREADPADGRSVLVTLSDDGRIRVDAAITRLVDAEAELLAALPRGDRERLAALLRKLSLSFDS; encoded by the coding sequence ATGAGCTCAAGCGACGAAGTCGACCGCATCGTCGCGGCGTGGGTCACCCAGCGCCCCGACCTGGATTTCTCGCCCCTGGAAGTGCTCTCCCGTGTCGATCGCCTCTCCCGCCACCTCGACCGCGCTCGTCGCGAGGTGTTCCGGCGCAGCGACCTGGAGTCGTGGGAGTGGGATGTGCTGTCCGCCCTGCGTCGTGCTGGCTCCCCCTTCCAGCTCTCCCCCAAGCAGCTGCTCCAGCAGACGCTCGTGTCCAGCGGCACGATGACCAACCGGATCGACCGTCTCGTGGGCCGCCGACTGGTCAAGCGCGAAGCCGATCCGGCCGACGGCCGCAGCGTGCTGGTCACACTCAGCGATGACGGGCGCATCCGGGTGGATGCCGCCATCACTCGCCTGGTCGACGCCGAGGCCGAGCTGCTCGCCGCACTCCCCCGCGGCGACCGCGAACGGCTCGCTGCGCTGCTGCGAAAGCTCAGCCTGAGCTTCGACTCATGA
- the glmU gene encoding bifunctional UDP-N-acetylglucosamine diphosphorylase/glucosamine-1-phosphate N-acetyltransferase GlmU: protein MTGNTLAIVILAAGQGTRMKSRLPKVLHPIGGRPLVGHVLTTAGRLGADHIEVVVRHERDTVVATLSEAYPDAIFVDQDEIPGTGRAVQVALDALPGDFDGDVLVLSGDVPLLDADALQALLDGHRAASAAATVLTARVPDPSGYGRIVRDDSGAVLRIVEQKDASAEEAAIDEINSGVYVFRAPQLRTYLARVDQNNAQGEMYLTDVIGLLREAKEAVAAEITADAVATFGINDRVQLAEVGRELNARIVRRWQREGVTVVDPATTWIDDDATLAPDVTILPNTHILRATTIGEGAIVGPDTSLVDCEVGEGAIVRRTDATLAVIGAGATVGPFSFLRPGTVLGAKGKIGAFVETKNSTIGEGSKVPHLSYIGDANIGTGVNLGAGAITANYDDITKHRTEIGDEVHTGSHNVFVAPVRLGAGAKTGAGAVIRKDVPAGALALSVAPQRNVDGWVEKNRAGTEAANAATRARSAE, encoded by the coding sequence ATGACTGGGAACACTCTCGCAATCGTCATCCTCGCTGCAGGCCAGGGAACGCGCATGAAGTCGCGCCTCCCCAAGGTGCTGCATCCCATCGGCGGGCGCCCGCTGGTCGGCCACGTGCTGACCACCGCGGGCCGCCTGGGCGCCGATCACATCGAGGTCGTGGTCCGACACGAGCGCGACACGGTCGTCGCGACGCTGAGCGAGGCCTACCCCGACGCGATCTTCGTCGACCAGGATGAGATCCCCGGCACCGGACGCGCGGTCCAGGTGGCTCTCGACGCCCTTCCCGGCGACTTCGACGGCGACGTGCTCGTGCTCTCCGGCGACGTGCCGCTGCTTGACGCCGACGCGCTGCAGGCACTGCTCGACGGTCACCGCGCAGCGTCCGCGGCCGCCACCGTCTTGACCGCACGCGTCCCCGACCCCAGCGGCTACGGTCGCATCGTCCGCGACGACAGCGGGGCCGTGCTCCGCATCGTCGAGCAGAAGGACGCGTCGGCAGAGGAAGCCGCGATCGACGAGATCAACTCCGGCGTGTACGTGTTCCGTGCTCCGCAGCTGCGTACCTACCTCGCGCGGGTCGACCAGAACAACGCCCAGGGCGAGATGTACCTGACGGATGTGATCGGCCTTCTGCGCGAAGCGAAGGAAGCGGTCGCCGCAGAGATCACCGCCGACGCCGTGGCCACCTTCGGCATCAACGACCGCGTGCAGCTCGCCGAGGTCGGGCGAGAGCTCAACGCTCGCATCGTGCGCCGCTGGCAGCGTGAGGGCGTCACCGTCGTCGACCCCGCGACCACGTGGATCGACGACGATGCGACGCTCGCCCCCGACGTCACGATCCTGCCCAACACGCACATCCTGCGCGCCACGACGATCGGCGAGGGGGCCATCGTGGGTCCGGACACCTCGCTCGTCGACTGCGAGGTCGGCGAGGGGGCGATCGTCCGCCGCACGGACGCGACGCTCGCCGTGATCGGCGCCGGTGCGACCGTCGGCCCGTTCTCGTTCCTGCGCCCCGGCACGGTTCTCGGCGCGAAGGGCAAGATCGGCGCGTTTGTCGAGACGAAGAACTCGACCATCGGCGAGGGCAGCAAGGTTCCGCACCTGTCGTACATCGGGGACGCGAACATCGGCACGGGCGTCAACCTGGGCGCCGGTGCGATCACCGCGAACTACGACGACATCACCAAGCACCGCACCGAGATCGGCGATGAGGTCCACACCGGGTCGCACAACGTGTTCGTGGCTCCCGTTAGACTGGGCGCAGGCGCGAAAACCGGGGCAGGAGCGGTCATCCGCAAGGATGTGCCCGCCGGTGCCCTGGCTCTGAGTGTCGCCCCCCAGCGCAATGTCGATGGATGGGTCGAGAAGAACAGGGCAGGCACGGAAGCTGCGAACGCGGCAACCCGAGCACGATCGGCGGAGTAA
- a CDS encoding ribose-phosphate diphosphokinase, whose amino-acid sequence MGQKKKKTDLDRAKSVAPSLVAKTKKRLVVAGGRSHPELAKAVAAALGTELAPTEHRTFASGEIYSRFDVSIRGCDLFLIQSFGEPVNEWLMETLIMIDAAKRASAKRITVVAPYYPYSRQDKKGRGREPISARLVADLLKTAGADRVMSVDLHAAQIQGFFDGPVDHLFAKPVLLDYFERTLSEEDRETLTIVSPDMGRVRVADTWSDSLGAPLAIIHKRRDPKVANQVTVHEIVGTVDGRTCLLVDDMIDTGGTIVKAAQALKANGARKVIVAATHAIFSDPAAVRLQDEAVDSVVVTDTVPLAADRNFPGLVILPIAPLLARAIHEVFEDGSVTSMFGGEA is encoded by the coding sequence ATGGGTCAGAAGAAGAAGAAGACCGATCTCGATCGGGCGAAGAGCGTCGCTCCGAGTCTCGTCGCGAAGACCAAGAAGCGACTCGTCGTCGCCGGCGGGCGCTCGCACCCCGAGCTCGCAAAGGCCGTCGCCGCGGCGCTCGGCACGGAGCTCGCTCCCACCGAGCACCGCACTTTCGCCTCGGGCGAGATCTACTCGCGTTTCGATGTGTCGATCCGCGGGTGCGACCTCTTCCTGATCCAGTCCTTCGGCGAGCCCGTCAACGAGTGGCTCATGGAGACGCTGATCATGATCGACGCCGCGAAGCGCGCGTCGGCCAAGCGCATCACGGTCGTCGCCCCGTACTACCCCTACTCGCGTCAGGACAAGAAGGGCCGCGGCCGTGAGCCGATCAGCGCCCGACTCGTCGCCGACCTGCTCAAGACGGCCGGCGCCGATCGGGTCATGAGCGTCGACCTGCACGCTGCACAGATTCAGGGCTTCTTCGACGGCCCCGTCGACCACCTGTTCGCGAAGCCCGTGCTGCTGGACTACTTCGAGCGCACGCTCAGCGAGGAAGACCGGGAGACGCTGACGATCGTCTCGCCCGACATGGGTCGTGTGCGCGTCGCCGACACCTGGTCCGACAGCCTGGGCGCACCTCTCGCGATCATCCACAAGCGTCGTGATCCCAAGGTCGCCAACCAGGTCACCGTGCACGAGATCGTCGGCACCGTCGACGGTCGCACCTGCCTCCTCGTCGATGACATGATCGACACGGGTGGCACGATCGTCAAGGCCGCGCAGGCTCTCAAGGCGAACGGCGCACGCAAGGTCATCGTGGCGGCGACGCACGCGATCTTCAGCGACCCGGCAGCGGTGCGGCTGCAGGACGAGGCCGTCGACTCGGTCGTCGTCACAGACACGGTCCCTCTGGCCGCAGACCGCAACTTCCCGGGTCTCGTGATCCTCCCGATCGCCCCGCTGCTGGCTCGCGCGATCCACGAGGTCTTCGAGGATGGTTCGGTGACGAGCATGTTCGGCGGCGAAGCGTAA
- a CDS encoding FMN-binding protein, protein MIRTPLTPSRTPALRMAAALIGVAGATALAGCAAPATPDAGADGSAPASTDSASGSYKDGTYTAEGTYRTPEGMPETISVTLTLADGVVEGVEVTGDPQARETVQYQGQFIDGIAAVVTGVPIDELKVDRVAGSSLTSGGFNQAVEEIKAQAAE, encoded by the coding sequence ATGATCCGTACACCCCTGACCCCGTCTCGCACCCCGGCGCTGCGGATGGCGGCGGCGCTCATCGGCGTCGCCGGTGCCACCGCTCTCGCGGGCTGCGCGGCGCCCGCGACGCCCGATGCGGGCGCGGACGGCAGCGCTCCGGCATCGACCGACAGCGCGAGCGGCTCCTACAAGGACGGCACGTACACGGCCGAGGGAACCTATCGCACGCCCGAAGGCATGCCCGAGACCATCTCTGTGACGTTGACCCTTGCGGACGGAGTCGTCGAGGGCGTCGAGGTGACGGGCGACCCGCAGGCGCGCGAGACCGTCCAGTACCAGGGCCAGTTCATCGACGGGATCGCAGCCGTCGTGACGGGCGTGCCGATCGACGAGCTGAAGGTCGATCGCGTGGCAGGCTCGTCGCTCACGAGCGGCGGCTTCAATCAGGCCGTCGAAGAGATCAAGGCGCAGGCCGCGGAGTAG
- a CDS encoding FAD:protein FMN transferase: MPVWPFEAIGTHWEIETDEVLSPRLRASVREEITAFDQAWSRFRADSQMSALAVAGGEIAAPPDAVRLLDMYRALSQATEGAVNPLIGDSLAALGYDAAVSLRADAPRAAPSDWEQRLRWSEQSVSLDGPGTIDVGAIGKGRLVDRVLAALAPVDGRVIVDASGDLATRGAPVRVALEHPYDPRSAIGVVTIQDAALCASAINRRAWGDGLHHVLDGRTGRPVRTWAATWAMAPDAMTADTIATALFFEGGTDLAARWGVSWVRMGTDGRVEQSSDGVATLFLADTAHGRREGQS, translated from the coding sequence ATGCCCGTCTGGCCGTTCGAGGCGATCGGCACGCACTGGGAGATCGAGACCGACGAGGTGCTCAGCCCGCGGCTGCGCGCGAGCGTTCGTGAGGAGATCACCGCGTTCGATCAGGCGTGGTCCCGTTTTCGCGCTGATTCGCAGATGTCGGCGCTCGCTGTGGCCGGTGGCGAGATCGCGGCGCCGCCGGACGCCGTGCGGCTGCTCGACATGTACCGTGCGCTGTCGCAGGCCACCGAAGGTGCTGTGAATCCGCTCATCGGCGACAGCCTGGCAGCGCTGGGCTACGACGCGGCGGTATCGCTGCGGGCGGACGCACCCCGCGCAGCGCCGTCGGACTGGGAGCAGCGCCTGCGGTGGTCAGAACAGTCCGTCTCGCTGGATGGGCCCGGAACCATCGATGTCGGCGCCATCGGAAAAGGTCGTCTCGTCGACCGCGTGCTCGCCGCGCTCGCGCCTGTGGACGGACGCGTGATCGTCGACGCGAGCGGTGACCTCGCGACGCGCGGAGCGCCGGTGCGGGTCGCGTTGGAGCATCCGTATGATCCGAGATCGGCGATCGGAGTCGTGACGATTCAGGATGCGGCGCTCTGCGCATCCGCGATCAATCGGCGTGCCTGGGGAGACGGTCTGCACCATGTGCTCGACGGCCGCACGGGACGGCCGGTGCGCACCTGGGCGGCGACCTGGGCGATGGCCCCCGACGCGATGACGGCGGATACGATCGCGACGGCGCTGTTCTTCGAGGGCGGCACGGATCTCGCCGCGCGCTGGGGTGTGTCCTGGGTGCGCATGGGGACGGATGGACGTGTGGAGCAGTCTTCGGATGGCGTCGCCACGCTGTTTCTTGCCGACACGGCGCACGGACGGAGGGAGGGGCAGTCGTGA
- a CDS encoding FAD-dependent oxidoreductase, whose product MITSLIAVRQRVLSLLGMLSMYRTVLLALLALAVIALVLSFTGLVGVNPLALMSSLLVLAAAVAVVDAIGQRVVRRAWRVESSLITALILLFVLQPGMSLAELGSLAVAGAVAALSKYVIVWRGRHFLNPAAVGATVVTLAGIGTFSSWWVGTPALVVPVVLLGLVVLWRTSRVRIVAFFVLVAVATALVRDVTISAQFGLAFSAGESLTLALLQSPVLFLGAFMLSEPLTLPPRRWQQFTVATVVGVLVGWPILVGGFVTLGQERALLIGNLLAFALALRGGLRLTLAGRRLVTPTVHELTFQVEGRPRVVAGQYVELEVPHARPDVRGTRREFSILSSPSDLPELRVAYRDGTQQHPSSYKRALRDVRVGQTLRATGVWGDFVLPRGEAPVLLVAAGIGVTPFVSQLRELRAQGGDRDIVLVYVTAESAELAFRDELERCGVRVIVFTRDEPQELPASWMWAAGARLDGPQLARLVPDLAERHVLLSGPPRLIADLSPELRTARSVRTDAFAGY is encoded by the coding sequence GTGATCACATCGCTCATCGCTGTGCGACAGCGGGTTCTTTCGCTTCTCGGGATGCTGTCGATGTACCGGACGGTGCTGCTCGCACTCCTTGCGCTCGCGGTGATCGCCCTCGTGCTGTCGTTCACCGGGCTCGTCGGGGTGAATCCCTTGGCGCTCATGTCGTCCCTCCTGGTACTGGCCGCGGCGGTCGCGGTCGTGGATGCGATCGGCCAACGCGTGGTGCGCCGAGCCTGGCGGGTGGAATCGTCGCTCATCACCGCGCTCATCCTCCTGTTCGTGCTGCAACCCGGGATGTCCCTCGCTGAACTCGGCTCCCTCGCGGTGGCGGGTGCCGTCGCTGCACTGTCGAAGTACGTGATCGTCTGGCGCGGGCGTCACTTCCTCAATCCGGCGGCCGTGGGGGCGACCGTCGTGACCCTGGCGGGCATCGGCACCTTCTCGTCGTGGTGGGTGGGCACACCGGCGCTCGTCGTCCCCGTGGTGCTCCTCGGACTCGTCGTGCTGTGGCGCACCTCACGCGTCCGCATCGTCGCGTTCTTCGTCCTCGTCGCCGTCGCCACGGCGCTCGTGCGCGATGTCACGATCTCCGCGCAGTTCGGCCTGGCCTTCTCCGCGGGAGAGTCGCTCACGCTCGCGCTGCTGCAGTCGCCGGTGCTGTTCCTGGGCGCCTTCATGCTCTCCGAACCGCTGACCCTGCCGCCTCGCCGTTGGCAGCAGTTCACGGTCGCGACCGTCGTGGGTGTGCTCGTGGGCTGGCCCATCCTCGTGGGTGGTTTCGTGACTCTCGGGCAGGAGCGCGCACTGCTCATCGGCAACCTCCTGGCGTTCGCCCTGGCGTTGCGCGGAGGACTGCGTCTCACGCTCGCCGGGCGTCGGCTCGTCACCCCCACGGTGCACGAGCTGACCTTCCAGGTGGAGGGACGTCCGCGAGTCGTCGCCGGGCAGTATGTGGAGCTCGAGGTCCCGCATGCGCGCCCCGACGTCCGGGGTACACGCCGCGAGTTCAGCATCCTCTCCTCCCCGAGCGATCTTCCGGAGCTTCGTGTGGCGTACCGGGACGGCACACAGCAGCATCCGTCCAGTTACAAGCGCGCACTCCGGGACGTCCGGGTGGGGCAGACGCTGCGCGCGACGGGCGTCTGGGGTGACTTCGTGCTTCCTCGGGGAGAAGCGCCGGTTCTTCTCGTCGCGGCGGGGATCGGCGTCACTCCCTTCGTGTCCCAGCTGCGGGAGCTTCGGGCGCAGGGCGGTGACCGCGACATCGTCCTCGTGTACGTCACCGCGGAATCCGCCGAGCTGGCGTTCCGAGATGAGCTCGAGCGCTGCGGCGTGCGCGTCATCGTGTTCACGCGCGACGAACCGCAGGAGCTGCCGGCGAGCTGGATGTGGGCGGCGGGTGCGCGCCTCGACGGCCCTCAGCTCGCGCGTCTGGTGCCCGACCTGGCCGAGAGGCATGTGCTTCTCTCCGGGCCGCCGCGACTGATCGCCGACCTCTCGCCGGAGCTCCGGACCGCGCGCAGCGTGCGAACTGACGCCTTCGCCGGCTACTGA
- a CDS encoding sensor histidine kinase, whose protein sequence is MSASPAPAAVFTAPSPRRPLTLQARLMAAVIGFVSLIVVIIAIITSATLGQTLEEGLRQQLLTNRDRVAQITTEQALLSHTVPTATNLLIGRSVPPGILLIIIAPDRTATGAVVGDDGTTTELTTQQMQQAGLAITENRGTTAISSLGSYQVTHDVLQTTQLLGGDVNIVVGLPREQIQRNIGALFTTIALTTFGGLILLALTTAITIRLGLRPLRAVAATATRVANQPLDRGAVQIQERVPLTEADPRTETGLVGAALNKLLDHVDASLAARQKNEERMRRFVADASHELRTPLTSIRGYSELSLRDTTLPETTHTALERIQAQSLRMTRLVEDLLLLARLDEGRELVHSAVDLSRLAVEAVADARPTAPDHSWNIELPDEPVIVTGDSGRLSQVIVNLLANARTHTPAGTQVTLRLERDKNTAVLRVHDDGPGIAPEHREELFARFARGDVSRARQTGGSGLGLAIVKAIVEGHSGTIRVDSEPGDTTFTVRLPLAPVETSDAEATPHPAADQ, encoded by the coding sequence GTGAGCGCCTCTCCCGCACCCGCCGCCGTCTTCACCGCGCCCTCGCCGCGTCGTCCGCTGACGCTGCAGGCGCGACTCATGGCCGCCGTCATCGGCTTCGTCTCGCTGATTGTCGTGATCATCGCGATCATCACGAGCGCGACGCTCGGCCAGACCCTGGAAGAGGGTCTGCGCCAGCAGCTGCTCACGAACCGCGACCGCGTCGCGCAGATCACGACCGAGCAGGCGCTGCTCTCACACACCGTGCCGACCGCGACGAATCTGCTGATCGGGCGTTCGGTCCCCCCGGGCATCCTGCTCATCATCATCGCGCCCGATCGCACCGCCACCGGTGCCGTCGTCGGCGACGACGGCACGACGACAGAGCTCACGACCCAGCAGATGCAGCAGGCGGGCCTTGCGATCACTGAGAACCGCGGAACCACGGCGATCAGCTCACTCGGCTCCTACCAGGTGACCCACGATGTGCTGCAGACGACGCAGCTGCTCGGCGGCGATGTGAACATCGTCGTGGGTCTTCCTCGCGAGCAGATCCAGCGCAACATCGGCGCCCTGTTCACGACGATCGCGCTGACGACCTTCGGCGGACTCATCCTGCTCGCGCTCACGACAGCGATCACGATCCGCCTCGGCCTGCGTCCGCTGCGTGCGGTGGCGGCGACCGCCACTCGTGTCGCGAACCAGCCGCTGGACCGCGGTGCCGTGCAGATCCAGGAGCGCGTTCCCCTCACGGAGGCCGATCCGCGCACCGAGACAGGGCTCGTGGGCGCGGCGCTCAACAAGCTCCTCGATCACGTCGACGCCTCGCTGGCCGCGCGACAGAAGAATGAGGAGCGGATGCGGCGCTTCGTCGCCGACGCAAGTCACGAACTGCGCACCCCACTGACGTCGATCCGCGGCTACTCCGAGCTCTCGCTGCGCGACACGACTCTCCCCGAGACGACCCACACGGCGCTGGAGCGCATCCAGGCGCAGTCGCTGCGCATGACGCGCCTCGTCGAGGACCTGCTGCTGCTCGCGCGCCTGGATGAGGGCCGCGAACTCGTGCACAGCGCCGTCGACCTGTCCCGACTGGCCGTCGAAGCCGTGGCGGATGCCCGGCCCACGGCGCCTGATCACTCCTGGAACATCGAGCTGCCCGATGAACCCGTCATCGTGACGGGTGACTCCGGCCGCCTGAGCCAGGTGATCGTGAACCTCCTGGCGAACGCGCGCACGCACACGCCTGCGGGCACACAGGTCACTCTCCGGCTGGAACGTGACAAGAACACGGCCGTGCTGCGCGTGCATGATGACGGGCCGGGGATCGCCCCGGAGCACCGCGAGGAGCTGTTCGCCCGCTTCGCGCGCGGCGATGTCTCCCGCGCGCGGCAGACCGGCGGCAGCGGTCTCGGCCTTGCGATCGTCAAGGCGATCGTGGAGGGCCACAGCGGCACCATCCGCGTCGACAGCGAGCCGGGCGATACGACCTTCACGGTACGGCTGCCGCTGGCCCCGGTGGAGACGTCAGACGCGGAGGCGACGCCGCATCCCGCGGCGGATCAGTAG
- a CDS encoding response regulator transcription factor gives MNDLPAPELRRPDGSPLRILAVDDEPMLTDLLAMALRMEGWEVRTAASGTEALQVVRDFGPDALVLDVMMPDLDGLGVLKRLREAGNLVPVLFLTAKDAVGDRIAGLTAGGDDYVTKPFSLEEVVARLRAVIRRSGGAASDGADAILQVGDLSLNEDSHEVLRDGTEIELTATEFELLRYLMRNERRVLSKAQILDRVWSYDFGGRSSVVELYISYLRKKIDAGRTPLIHTVRGVGYMIKSPQ, from the coding sequence ATGAACGATCTGCCTGCTCCTGAGCTTCGCCGTCCGGATGGTTCCCCTCTGCGCATCCTCGCCGTTGACGACGAACCAATGCTGACCGACCTGCTCGCCATGGCTCTGCGCATGGAGGGCTGGGAGGTGCGTACCGCGGCATCGGGCACCGAGGCCCTTCAGGTCGTGCGCGATTTCGGGCCGGACGCCCTCGTTCTCGACGTCATGATGCCCGACCTCGACGGACTCGGCGTCCTCAAGCGCCTACGCGAGGCCGGCAACCTCGTTCCCGTGCTCTTCCTCACCGCGAAGGATGCGGTGGGCGACCGCATCGCCGGTCTCACCGCGGGCGGCGATGACTACGTCACCAAGCCGTTCAGCCTGGAAGAGGTCGTCGCCCGCCTGCGCGCGGTGATCCGACGAAGCGGCGGTGCGGCATCCGACGGCGCTGACGCGATTCTGCAGGTCGGCGATCTCAGCCTCAACGAGGACAGCCACGAGGTGCTGCGAGACGGCACCGAGATCGAACTCACCGCGACGGAGTTCGAACTGCTCCGCTACCTCATGCGCAATGAGCGCCGCGTCCTGTCGAAGGCGCAGATCCTCGATCGCGTGTGGAGCTACGACTTCGGCGGTCGCTCCAGCGTCGTCGAGCTGTACATCTCGTACCTCCGCAAGAAGATCGACGCCGGACGCACCCCGCTGATCCACACCGTCCGAGGCGTCGGCTACATGATCAAGTCGCCGCAGTAG
- a CDS encoding orotidine 5'-phosphate decarboxylase / HUMPS family protein: MSTSIRGITRESLTRPLVQISLDLTNNTEALRTAAIAVEAGADWIEVGTPLVLAEGLHAVRALRKEFADKPIIVDLKTMDGGYLEAEMMGDAGADAVIVMGQAHDATIAAVIEAGDRFGMLVMGDDLGAADRVAECARLEALGVGMVIHHIGYDHRNANPHLGLTPLTDLPGIVAATTVPVQAVGGLSIEQAVGCPAIGAPVVVFGAPLAIDGKSFSAADGDLLGVLTDACARVHATPIVYPG; encoded by the coding sequence ATGTCGACGTCGATCCGTGGTATCACCCGCGAATCCCTCACCCGCCCGCTTGTGCAGATCTCTCTCGATCTCACCAACAACACCGAAGCGCTGCGCACGGCCGCGATCGCGGTCGAGGCGGGTGCGGACTGGATCGAGGTGGGTACGCCGCTCGTGCTGGCCGAGGGCCTGCACGCGGTGCGCGCACTGCGCAAGGAGTTCGCGGACAAGCCGATCATCGTCGACCTGAAGACGATGGACGGCGGCTACCTCGAGGCCGAGATGATGGGTGACGCCGGCGCCGACGCCGTGATCGTCATGGGTCAGGCCCACGACGCCACGATCGCCGCGGTCATCGAAGCGGGAGACCGATTCGGGATGCTCGTGATGGGTGACGACCTCGGTGCCGCGGATCGCGTCGCCGAATGCGCACGACTCGAGGCGCTCGGTGTCGGCATGGTCATCCACCACATCGGGTACGACCACCGCAACGCCAACCCGCATCTGGGCCTCACCCCGCTGACCGACCTTCCGGGCATCGTGGCGGCGACGACCGTGCCGGTGCAGGCTGTCGGCGGACTCTCGATCGAGCAGGCCGTCGGATGCCCCGCGATCGGGGCCCCGGTCGTGGTGTTCGGCGCTCCGCTCGCGATCGACGGCAAGTCGTTCAGCGCGGCGGATGGTGACCTGCTCGGCGTTCTCACGGATGCCTGCGCCCGCGTGCACGCCACCCCGATCGTCTACCCCGGCTAA
- a CDS encoding NAD(P)-dependent oxidoreductase, producing MKLLVPNLIAFETTLEGVEVVHFDPTAAIPAEHRDAEALVVWGAGASLLQDAVANLPRLKWVQLLSAGSDAALAAGFRDDIVITSGRSLHDAPVAEHALALTLAAARRLHTLGRAQIGHRWAEEIGGIQPEPSPGVFSTLRGARVVIWGYGSIGSTLAPHLAALGAQVTGVGTTARVEGDVTVVTSQDLPALFPETDVVIMILPASAATDGAMSAELLAALPRHAWVINVGRGTTIDEGALIDALRDKRIGGAALDVTTVEPLPVDSALWDLPNLILTPHAAGGRPLGAADLIAHNLSAHLRGEALRNVVHPTRKA from the coding sequence TTCGACCCCACCGCCGCGATTCCCGCGGAGCACAGGGACGCCGAAGCGCTGGTCGTCTGGGGTGCGGGCGCCTCGCTGCTTCAGGACGCGGTTGCAAACCTGCCGCGCCTGAAATGGGTGCAGCTGCTCTCGGCCGGCAGCGACGCGGCCCTCGCCGCAGGCTTCCGCGACGACATCGTGATCACGAGCGGCCGCTCGCTGCACGATGCCCCCGTCGCCGAGCACGCGCTCGCACTGACCCTCGCGGCCGCGCGTCGCCTGCACACCCTCGGGCGCGCGCAGATCGGCCACCGCTGGGCGGAGGAGATCGGCGGCATCCAGCCAGAGCCGAGCCCCGGGGTGTTCTCAACACTGCGCGGTGCGCGCGTGGTCATCTGGGGTTACGGCAGCATCGGCTCGACCCTCGCCCCTCACCTTGCGGCCCTCGGGGCGCAGGTCACCGGTGTCGGCACCACGGCCCGCGTTGAAGGTGATGTCACCGTCGTCACCTCACAGGACCTCCCCGCGCTCTTCCCCGAGACCGACGTCGTGATCATGATCCTGCCGGCGTCGGCCGCGACCGATGGTGCGATGAGCGCGGAACTGCTCGCGGCACTCCCCCGTCACGCCTGGGTCATCAACGTCGGCCGCGGCACGACGATCGATGAAGGCGCACTCATCGATGCGCTGCGCGACAAGCGGATCGGCGGCGCGGCGCTCGACGTGACGACCGTCGAGCCGCTGCCCGTGGACTCCGCACTCTGGGACCTGCCCAACCTGATCCTCACCCCGCACGCCGCGGGCGGCCGGCCCCTGGGTGCGGCCGATCTGATCGCTCACAACCTCTCTGCTCATCTGCGCGGCGAAGCGCTGCGCAATGTCGTACACCCCACACGAAAGGCCTGA